TTGTTTCTCAGTCTAATTTATgtttttacttgtttaattcttgttttttaggaccccttttctcttcttgttcaattggattttctaaaaaaaaggtTTTTCCGTTAATATTTGAGAAAAAGTCATatatttttctccattttttgaGTTAAAACACTATTTTTTTCTgaatattttttgtttattttttaaaatagaattGTTGTGACACCCTAGGCGATTCTTACGTGACAAAACATGGGATGTTTATAAGTAAACAAGCCTTGAACCCTAGTGATGCGTAGTAGAGCCGTGCGGGCCTCGAGCGGGGCTGTTACACTTTTCATGTTGAGATAAAAATGTATAGATGGAAGTTGTTGCTCTGTTTTTTGGCTATCTTTGTTGCTGATACATGTATGTATGTTCTGTTATACAAAAGGTGAAGTCTTTTTTATGGTGTATTAACTTCAATTGGCTACCTGAAGGACAGATGTTTGGTTAACCTTTTTAGTTGGGCTAACCTCTCTCATGTAAATAACTCTGATGTATTTTTGGACTTTGTCGACTCTCTAGTTTTGTAGCACTTCGATTTTAAATGAGCTGATAAACTTTGTTTTGTAATctttttgcatcttcttgatgcctttaATGATATCCTGCTTACTTCGTCAAAAAGGTGAAGTCTTTTTTTGTTTATCTGATATGTGGTATATTATGTCATTTATAGGTAGAGGTGAAAAAAGCCATACCCAGAAGTGAACAACACcaacaacagagtcaacaacaacaacaacaacaacaacaaaatagtaGGGGGTTGAATAGGAATAGTAGAACTAATTGTAGAAGCAATGATCAGTTTAGGACGAAGAAGATCTTTGTAGGGGGTCTATCAGCTAACCTAACTAAGGAAGACTTCAAGAGTTACTTTGAAAGATTTGGTAGGATTACAGATGTTGTTGTGATGCATGACAATGTTACCCATCGACCAAGGGGATTTGGTTTTATTACCTTTGATTCGGAGGATGCAGTTGAGGAGGTTATGCAGAAGAATTTCCATGAATTAAGTGGCAAGCTTGTGGAGGTGAAGAGGGCTATACCAaaagatgaaaatagcaatagtaGTAATGGTTATCATGTTAGAATAGGTAATGGAAGTGGTTCTAATTATAACCCTTACCAACAAGGGATGTATCCATCTTACAGTCCTAGATATGTATATTGTTGTGGGCCTGTCTCAGGTTATGGGAATGTTGCGGGATATCCTTATGGAGTTGGAACTTTTGGAGGTAATTACCCTGCTGGAGCATACCCTGGAATTGGTTATGGTATCGCTTCTTTGGTGCCGCCTAGAGGTCCTTGGAATAACCCCACGATGACTGGTCTGAGGGGAAGTAGTCCATTGCCTTATGGCAATACCGGGGCAATCTATCCCACCTACATGAATGGTGGCATCGGAGTAATGGGCGTGGCTACTAATGAATATGGAGGGATTTTGGGTGCTGGGGTAAATGAGAAATCCGGTCAAGTTATTATTAGAGATGTTCAAGGGGTGTCTGATTAGGTGCCTATACTAATTAGATGGGGAACTGTAGATATCAATTCTTTTATTCTGCTGGAAGCTTCAGTGCTGCTGCTACCAAACAGAGTGAAAAGGTAATGAGGAGCAACTTAAGCCTTATTATGCTGGTCATTCTAACCGACTGCTTGACTGAATGTGGATATGATGACAAGTTAGAGATTCTCATGCTGACCTATTGAGGCTGTCTTCCGTCTTTTATTCTCTTTTACTTTTATGACTGTTGCGTGTGATGTGCCTTTTCTTATTTAAACTCATTTACCTAGATTCAGACAGCTGTATTATAATCTTTTAAAGTTTATATTTCGCATGTGTGCTGCCTCTGTTATCATTCTAAGTTTGGTTGTTCCATTTTTATGGGTTTCATTTTTTGGTCATAGTTGTGAAGTTTTGTTGTTTGTACATGTATATCTTGGTGCACTTTATCCAGTATTTATTGCCTTGCTGATGATGATAAAAATTATGGTGGCCCTTCCTTCTGTCTGATTACGcctccctttcttttcttcttattttgccgCCTTCTTTTTGGGCTCCCTTTT
The nucleotide sequence above comes from Nicotiana tabacum cultivar K326 chromosome 12, ASM71507v2, whole genome shotgun sequence. Encoded proteins:
- the LOC107791027 gene encoding RNA-binding protein 1 — its product is MEDLDKNKLFCGGIPRDTTEQMLKEHFSKYGTVVSSVIAKDRETGRPRGFAFVSFSDSSAVDKALQDTHEILGRMVEVKKAIPRSEQHQQQSQQQQQQQQQNSRGLNRNSRTNCRSNDQFRTKKIFVGGLSANLTKEDFKSYFERFGRITDVVVMHDNVTHRPRGFGFITFDSEDAVEEVMQKNFHELSGKLVEVKRAIPKDENSNSSNGYHVRIGNGSGSNYNPYQQGMYPSYSPRYVYCCGPVSGYGNVAGYPYGVGTFGGNYPAGAYPGIGYGIASLVPPRGPWNNPTMTGLRGSSPLPYGNTGAIYPTYMNGGIGVMGVATNEYGGILGAGVNEKSGQVIIRDVQGVSD